The following proteins come from a genomic window of Geothrix edaphica:
- a CDS encoding M23 family metallopeptidase, translated as MSTHHPERRLAVRSSRPDPVRWLTVMVVFSHRTIRWSLTRRTMLWMIGLVAGFSALAMIGSGYGFWATKKIMSFGRLQKETQEQQEQLRSSLDQAQALEAEVATLRQQHTELLKLLDPKAPAVAPLPAPSGQPAPAPTPTPPGVQERLSRLRQDLDYTAKQAAVVRARMEPVLRAWAHTPSIPPTAGYLSSGFGVRVNPFSRSNEAGDGLLGYHTGIDISNAIDTPIQATADGEVEEAGWMDRYGWGVRIRHNGEQETLYAHMNHVNVKTGQKVSRGDILGTMGRSGNATGVHLHYEVRLNGKPTNPQPYLRLQRQWVRALGKKS; from the coding sequence ATGTCCACTCACCACCCCGAACGCCGACTCGCTGTGCGATCCAGTCGTCCCGATCCCGTGCGGTGGCTCACCGTGATGGTCGTCTTCAGCCACCGGACCATCCGCTGGTCCCTGACCCGCCGGACGATGCTCTGGATGATCGGTCTCGTGGCCGGCTTCTCGGCCCTGGCCATGATCGGGTCGGGCTACGGGTTCTGGGCCACCAAGAAGATCATGAGCTTCGGCCGGCTCCAGAAGGAGACTCAGGAGCAGCAGGAACAGCTCCGCTCCTCCCTGGACCAGGCCCAGGCCCTGGAGGCCGAGGTCGCCACCCTCCGCCAGCAGCACACGGAACTGCTGAAACTGCTGGATCCCAAGGCTCCCGCCGTGGCACCGCTGCCTGCGCCCTCTGGCCAGCCAGCCCCCGCACCCACCCCGACGCCCCCCGGCGTCCAGGAGCGCCTGTCCCGCCTCAGGCAGGACCTGGACTATACGGCCAAGCAGGCGGCCGTGGTCCGGGCCCGCATGGAACCCGTGCTCCGGGCCTGGGCCCACACCCCCTCCATTCCGCCCACGGCCGGCTACCTCAGCTCGGGGTTCGGCGTACGGGTCAACCCCTTCTCCCGCTCCAACGAGGCTGGAGACGGACTGCTGGGCTATCACACCGGCATCGACATCAGCAATGCCATCGATACGCCGATCCAGGCCACTGCCGATGGCGAAGTGGAAGAGGCCGGCTGGATGGACCGCTACGGCTGGGGCGTCCGGATCCGCCACAACGGTGAGCAGGAGACCCTGTACGCCCACATGAACCATGTGAACGTCAAGACCGGGCAGAAGGTGTCCAGGGGGGATATCCTGGGGACCATGGGGCGCTCGGGGAACGCCACCGGCGTCCATCTCCATTACGAAGTGCGGCTGAACGGAAAACCCACGAACCCCCAGCCCTACCTCCGTCTCCAGCGCCAGTGGGTCCGGGCGCTGGGCAAGAAGTCCTGA
- a CDS encoding bactofilin family protein, giving the protein MAVFRNSKSKPESAPAIHSLLGKDVVLTGEIHTGSQSLRIEGTIEGTIHSTGEISIAPGGQVKGTIFAKHLVVTGRAEGTMKITECLEIHGTGYVEGDVEVGSLVVDEGGTLQGVCVRRDQTRNLDASGTAKGGTLAFSPAGPKALDTLDSKL; this is encoded by the coding sequence ATGGCTGTCTTCCGCAACAGCAAGTCCAAGCCTGAATCCGCGCCCGCCATCCACTCCCTGCTGGGCAAGGATGTGGTGCTCACTGGCGAGATCCACACCGGCTCCCAGAGCCTCCGCATCGAAGGCACCATTGAGGGCACCATCCACTCCACGGGGGAGATCTCCATCGCCCCCGGAGGCCAGGTGAAGGGCACCATCTTCGCCAAGCACCTCGTGGTGACCGGCCGGGCCGAGGGGACCATGAAGATCACCGAGTGCCTCGAGATCCACGGCACCGGCTATGTGGAAGGGGATGTGGAGGTCGGCTCCCTGGTCGTGGATGAGGGCGGCACCCTGCAGGGCGTCTGCGTCCGCCGGGACCAGACCCGCAACCTGGACGCCAGCGGCACCGCCAAGGGCGGCACCCTCGCCTTCTCCCCCGCCGGTCCGAAGGCCCTGGATACGCTCGACTCCAAGCTCTGA
- the ruvB gene encoding Holliday junction branch migration DNA helicase RuvB yields MHRHPDLDPSANLEDPVEYSLRPQRLQEYIGQAKVKARIEIALKAATKRGDVLDHVLLFGPPGLGKTTLAHVLANEMGAPCKVIQAPALEKKGDLAAILTNLEAGEFLFIDEIHRLSAPIEEMLYSAMEDRKLDILIGQGPSAQTLKVDLRPFTLVGATTRAGLISKPLHDRFGLVHRLEFYTRADLAIIARRSADLLGIHLAPEGAEAIARRSRGTPRICNRLLRRCRDYAEVKGDGTITMESAEACLRLHEVDDLGLDGLDRDYLQALCHKHRGGPVGLRTLAAALGEDEGALEDLVEPYLMQVGFLDRTPQGRKATDAAYAYLGVKSDPGPLFR; encoded by the coding sequence ATGCACCGGCACCCCGACCTCGACCCCTCCGCGAACCTGGAGGATCCTGTTGAATATTCCCTGAGGCCGCAGCGGCTCCAGGAATATATCGGCCAGGCCAAGGTGAAGGCCCGGATCGAGATCGCGCTGAAGGCGGCCACGAAGCGGGGCGATGTGCTGGACCACGTCCTGCTGTTCGGGCCTCCGGGCCTGGGCAAGACCACCCTGGCCCATGTGCTGGCCAACGAGATGGGCGCGCCCTGCAAGGTGATCCAGGCCCCGGCCCTGGAGAAGAAGGGGGACCTGGCGGCCATCCTCACCAACCTGGAGGCCGGGGAGTTCCTCTTCATCGACGAGATCCATCGTCTGTCCGCGCCCATCGAGGAGATGCTCTATTCGGCCATGGAAGATCGGAAGCTCGACATCCTCATCGGCCAGGGACCCAGCGCCCAGACCTTGAAGGTGGACCTCCGGCCCTTCACCCTGGTGGGGGCCACCACCCGGGCCGGCCTCATCTCGAAGCCCCTGCACGACCGCTTCGGCCTCGTCCACCGTCTGGAGTTCTACACCCGGGCGGACCTGGCCATCATCGCCCGGCGCTCGGCGGACCTGCTGGGCATCCACCTGGCGCCGGAAGGGGCCGAGGCCATCGCCCGCCGCAGCCGGGGGACGCCGCGCATCTGCAACCGCCTGCTGCGGCGCTGCCGGGACTACGCGGAAGTGAAGGGGGACGGCACCATCACCATGGAATCCGCAGAGGCCTGCCTGCGCCTCCACGAGGTTGACGACCTGGGTCTGGATGGCCTGGACCGGGACTACCTCCAGGCCCTCTGCCACAAGCACCGGGGCGGGCCCGTGGGCCTGCGGACCCTTGCCGCGGCCCTGGGCGAGGACGAAGGCGCGCTGGAGGACCTGGTGGAGCCCTACCTCATGCAGGTGGGCTTCCTGGACCGCACGCCGCAGGGCCGGAAGGCCACCGACGCGGCCTACGCCTACCTGGGAGTGAAATCGGACCCGGGGCCCCTCTTCCGCTGA